Proteins co-encoded in one Malus sylvestris chromosome 7, drMalSylv7.2, whole genome shotgun sequence genomic window:
- the LOC126627860 gene encoding eukaryotic translation initiation factor 4G, with protein MFDKALMEPTFCEMIANFCCSYALVLPDFSEENEKITFKRLLLNKCQEEFERGGREQEETNKADEEGRVKQSEEEREEKRIKARRRRLGNISLIGELYKKRMLTERVMHECIKKLFGQQQTPVEQNIEALCKLMSTIGEMIDHPNAKEYMDAYFERMKSLSNNMKLSSSVRFMLNDAIDLRKNKWQQRRKVEG; from the coding sequence ATGTTTGACAAGGCTCTTATGGAGCCTACTTTCTGTGAGATGATTGCTAACTTCTGTTGTTCTTATGCCTTAGTGTTGCCTGATTTCagtgaagaaaatgaaaagataaCTTTTAAAAGATTGCTTTTGAACAAGTGCCAGGAGGAATTTGAGAGGGGAGGAAGAGAGCAAGAGGAGACCAATAAGGCCGATGAGGAGGGTCGGGTGAAACAGtctgaagaagaaagagaggagaAAAGAATCAAAGCGCGAAGACGAAGGTTGGGTAATATTAGCTTGATTGGGGAGCTATACAAAAAGAGAATGTTGACCGAGAGAGTAATGCACGAATGCATTAAAAAGTTGTTTGGTCAGCAACAGACTCCAGTTGAGCAAaatattgaagctttgtgcaAACTAATGAGCACCATTGGGGAGATGATTGATCATCCGAATGCCAAGGAGTACATGGATGCATATTTTGAAAGGATGAAAAGCTTGTCGAATAACATGAAATTATCTTCTAGTGTTAGGTTCATGTTGAATGATGCAATTGATTTGAGAAAGAATAAATGGCAGCAGAGGAGGAAAGTTGAAGGATGA